Proteins encoded together in one Hemiscyllium ocellatum isolate sHemOce1 chromosome 31, sHemOce1.pat.X.cur, whole genome shotgun sequence window:
- the LOC132830536 gene encoding claudin-4-like yields MASMGLQILGIALCVFGWLGAIITCVLPMWRVTAFIGNNIVVAQIIWEGLWMNCIVQSTGQMQCKVYDSLLALSQDLQASRALTVIAIVVGVLGILISIVGGKCTNCIENEVTKAKVTIVSGIVFILAGVLTLIPVSWSANTIIKDFYNPLVTDAQRRELGASLYIGWGTAGLLILGGALLCCSCPPKEDNTYSAKYSAARSTAPSKNYV; encoded by the coding sequence ATGGCATCAATGGGACTCCAGATTCTGGGCATAGCCCTGTGTGTGTTCGGGTGGCTGGGAGCCATTATCACCTGCGTCCTTCCCATGTGGAGAGTGACCGCTTTCATTGGGAACAACATCGTGGTGGCGCAGATCATCTGGGAAGGGCTTTGGATGAACTGCATTGTTCAGAGCACCGGGCAGATGCAGTGTAAGGTGTACGACTCGCTGCTGGCCCTCTCGCAAGACCTGCAGGCTTCCAGAGCTCTGACCGTCATTGCCATTGTGGTGGGAGTCCTGGGCATTCTGATCTCCATCGTGGGAGGCAAGTGCACCAACTGTATAGAAAACGAGGTAACTAAGGCTAAAGTTACCATTGTATCTGGAATCGTCTTCATCCTGGCTGGAGTGCTCACCCTGATCCCAGTGTCCTGGTCTGCAAACACCATCATCAAGGATTTCTACAACCCACTGGTGACGGACGCCCAGAGGAGGGAGCTTGGAGCCTCCTTGTACATCGGTTGGGGAACCGCGGGTCTGCTGATCCTTGGAGGGGCTCTGCTCTGCTGCTCCTGCCCTCCCAAAGAAGATAACACGTACTCGGCAAAATACTCTGCGGCCAGATCTACAGCTCCGAGCAAGAACTACGTGTAG